tctcactctctgcatctctctctctctgtctgcatgtctctttctcactctctgcatctctctctctctgtctgcatgtctctttctcactctctctgcatctctctctctgtctgcatctctctctctctctctctctctctgtctgcatctctctctctctctgtctgcatgtctctttctcactctgtctgcatctctctctctgtctgcatctgtcaccctctcacccagttccaggtctctctctgtctgcatgtctctttctctctcacttctgcatctctcactctgcctgcatctctcacacactctgcatctctctctctctctgtctgcatgtctctttctcactctctctgcatctctcattGTCTGCatgtctctttctcactctctctgcatctctctctctgtctgcatctctctctctctctctctctctctgtctgcatctctctctctgtctgcatgtctctttctcactctgtctgcatctctctctctgtctgcatctgtcaccctctcacccagttccaggtctctctctgtctgcatgtctctttctctctcacttctgcATCTCTCACTCTGCCTGCATTTCTCACacactctgcatctctctctctctctgtctgcatgtctctttctcactctctctgcatctctcattgtctgcatgtctctctttctctctctctgtctgcatctCTCacttctgcatctctctctctgtctgcatgtctctctctctctctgtctgcatgtctctctctctctgtctgcatctGTCACCCTCTGACCCAgttcctggtctctctctgtctgcatgtctctctcacacagggtgttccgtacgtatgtatgtatttatatagcgctaccCACGTGCGCACAgcagcagtaacacacgggacataataatataacacgtaacggggagaagcgcttcagatataaaagtaacattaggaataagggtccctgccccgcagagcttatgATTTAAGTCTCTCTCGCCCTGTTCcttgtgtgtgcgtctctctcgccctgtttctTATTTCTGTCTGTCCCTCACCCTGTTGCCGCCGTCTCTTacactgttaataataataatagcatgttcttgtatagcgctgctagttatacgtagcactttaccgagacattttgcaggcgcaggtccctgccccatggagcttacaatctatgtttttggtgcctgaggcacagggagataaagtgacttgcccaaggtcacaaggagctgacaccgggaattgaacctggttcccctggttcaaactcggtgccagtcagtatctCCCGCCCTGTCCCCCGCCGTCTCTCCCGCCCTGTCCCCCGCCGTCTCTCCCGCCCCGTCCCCCGCCGTCTCTCCCGCCCCGTCCCCCGCCGTCTCTCCCGCCCCGTCCCCCGCCGTCTCTCCCGCCCCGTCCCCCGCCGTCTCTCCCGCCCCGTCCCCCGCCGTCTCTCCCGCCCCGTCCCCCGCCGTCTCTCCCGCCCCGTCCCCCGCCGTCTCTCCCGCCCCGTCCCCCGCCGTCTCTCCCGCCCCGTCCCCCGCCGTCTCTCCCGCCCCGtctcccgccccctctcaccctgttccCGGTCCCCCTGCCCCATACAGAATGTGATAAACACCTTCACGCAGACGGCGCTGTCCGAGCGCTGCGGCTTCTTTGGGAACGTGACGGTCGGTGGCGACGTGACATTGGAGGAGCTGCAGAGCGCGTATCATGCCGTGGTGCTGGTGAGTGCCCAGCGGGGCGGTGGTCCCTGCTGTTCTGTCTCTGTCCATCTCCCCTGACCGTGTCCATCCCGCAGAGCTATGGCGCAGAGGAGAAGCGAGAGCTGGGGATCCCGGGGGAGGAGCTGCCCGGTGTGTACTCTGCCAGGGACTTTGTGGGCTGGTACAACGGGCTGCCGGACAACCGACATGTAAGTGGCGTGTGGCGTGTGGCGTGTGGTGTGCGAGGCGGGCGATGTGACGTTGACCCTCTGATTGTCCACGGTCTCCTGTGCTGACCTCCTAGGGGCCAGTCCTGACACTAGTGTCGCAGTGACTGTGGTGTGTGCGcgcctctccctgtcacagctgTGTCCGGACCTGAGCAGTGACACCGCTGTCATCCTGGGGCAGGGGAACGTGGCCGTGGATATCGCTCGCATACTGCTGTCCCCGCTCGAACTTCTGAGGGTGAGTGACCTTCACACCGTCCATCCTGTGCCTGGTCTCTCTTCCCTGTGCCCCGTCTCTACCAACCTGTCCTCATGAACTTATTCTTGTTGTTCCTCTTATCTACCCCTCGCTCCCCCTCTTACCCACCCCTCGCTCCCCCTCTTACCCACCCCTCGCTCCCCCTCTTACCCACCCCTCGCTCCCCCTCTTACCCACCCCTCGCTCCCCCTCTTACCCACCCCTCGCTCCCCCTCTTACCCACCCCTCGCTCCCCCTCTTGCCCACCCCTCGCTCCCCCTCTTGCCCACCCCTCGCTCCTTCCCTCTTGCCCACCCCTCGCTCCTTCCCTCTTGCCCACCCCTCGCTCCTTCCCTCTTGCCCACCCCTCGCTCCTTCCCTCTTGCCCACCCCTCGCTCCTTCCCTCTTGCCCACCCCTCGCTCCTTCCCTCTTGCCCACCCCTCGCTCCTTCCCTCTTGCCCACCCCTCGCTCCTTCCCTCTTGCCCACCCCTCGCTCCTTCCCTCTTGCCCACCCCTCGCTCCTTCCCTCTTGCCCACCCCTCGCTCCTTCCCTCTTGCCCACCCCTCGCTCCTTCCCTCTTGCCCACCCCTCGCTCCTTCCCTCTTGCCCACCCCTCGCTCCTTCCCTCTTGCCCACCCCTCGCTCCTTCCCTCTTGCCCACCCCTCGCTCCTTCCCTCTTGCCCACCCCTCGCTCCTTCCCTCTTGCCCACCCCTCGCTCCTTCCCTCTTGCCCACCCCTCGCTCCTTCCCTCTTGCCCACCCCTCGCTCCTTCCCTCTTGCCCACCCCTCGCCCCTTCCCTCTTGcccaccccccgccccttccctctTGCCCACCCCTCGCCCCTTCCCTCTTGCCCACCCCTCGCCCCTTCCCTCTTGCCCACCCCTCGCCCCTTCCCTCTTGCCCACCCCTCGCCCCTTCCCTCTTGCCCACCCCTCGCTCCTTCCCTCTTGCCCACCCCTCGCTCCTTCCCTCTTGCCCACCCCTCGCTCCTTCCCTCTTGCCCACCCCTCGCTCCTTCCCTCTTGCCCACCCCTCGCTCCTTCCCTCTTGCCCACCCCCCGCTCCTTCCCTCTTGcccaccccccgccccttccctctTGCCCACCCCTCGCCCCTTCTCCCGTAGAGGACGGATGTCACGCGCACTGCGCTGGATTCTCTGACACACAGTCGAGTGCGGAGGGTTTGGCTGGTCGGACGCCGCGGGCCTCTGCAGGTTGCGTTCACCATAAAGGTAAATACCTAAACCTGTCTCCTGCCGCGTTTGCGCTGCGCTGGGGGTAAAGCGGGTCTTTTCAAACGGAAAGTTAACCCCTCGTTGCTGTATTGTTAACACAATTGGACAGGTTAATGTGAAGCTCTGCGCAGGTAACGCGCCGCGCATCTATGCTCTGCGCTGGGTGTTTATGCTCTGTGCAGTGCGGAGTGGGCAATGCTCTGCACAGGTAAATGTGCAGCGCGGGGTGGGAATGCTCTGCGCCTTGTGCACGAGGCTGGGTATGTGTACATTGCGGGTACGCTGCGAGACGCAGCGATGCTGCACATGTGACACAGACACGGTACCGAGACCGCAAAACATTCCCACCGCAACCTCGGAGCAGCGTGGCCGGAAATGCGACGTGTGCGAGCGATCGTGGCACTGCGCCAAGTAATGCGACGTGTGCGAGCGATCGTGGCACTGCGCCAAGTAATGCGACGTGTGCGAGCGATCGTGGCACTGCGCCATGGGTAATGTAACGTGTGCGAGAGATCGTGGCACTGCGCCACAGGTAATGTGACGTGTGCGAGAGATCGTGGCTCGGGCTGTGTGCCACAGGTAATGTGACGTGTGCGAGAGATCGTGGCTCGGGCTGTGTGCCACAGGTAATGTGACGTGTGCGAGAGATCGTGACTCGGGCTGTGTGCCACAGGTAATGTGACGTGTGCGAGAGATCGTGGCTCGGGCTGTGTGCCACAGGTGCTGCACACACTGCTTACGCTATTTATTATTACTCTCAGTATGTGGCTCGGGGTCCCGGGCCTTTACATTAAGAGCCACCGATCCGTGGCGTACGGTAGTGGGGCGGTCCCTGCAGTGTTATTACCTCACCGGGTATTTGTGAGGAAGCCCCCTGAGCTGCGCACTTTCGGCACCGGGACGTTATCTCCGTAACGCCCTCCgcgctgtgatgtcacagacagCCGTTCCTTTACCAGCCAATCCCAGCGCGTCTTCCGGCGATTTCTCGCCCCCAGGAGCTGCGGGAGATGCTACACCTTCCAGGGACTCGCCCGAGGCTCGATCCCTCCGACTTCCAGGGCCTGGAGGACATCACTAAAGGTGAGAGAAGGGAGACCGCCGTGGACCTCCGCTGTCCCCTTTGCCGCCTCCTATCCTCCTTTCTTGACTCTCTCTCCTTTTATCTCTTGTCTCTCCTATGTCAACACCTTGAccactcttctctgtcccctacCCCACCCATCGTGACGCTCTCCTCTCGCCAGACCTCCCCCGCCCCAGGAAGCGTTTGACCGAGCTGCTGGTGAAGTCGGCATTgagggagcccggggagaaggaTGCCGCTCACTGGGCTCAGGCCGAGCGACAGTGGGGTCTGCGCTTCCTCAGGAGCCCCCAGGCTGTGCTGTCCAGCGAGGACGGAGGCAGAGCGGCCGGAGTCCGACTGTCTGTCACAAggctggaggtgtgtgtgtgtgtgtcccacaaggctggaggtgtgtgtgtgtgtgtcccacaagactggaggtgtgtgtgtgtgtcccacaaggctggaggtgtgtgtgtgcgtgtgtgtcccaCAAGGCTGGAGGTGTGTGGCCGAATGTCCCATGGTCTGACACGGCCTTCTCttacccccactcctcttccacaGGGTGCAGGAGAGGCAGCAGTGGCTTTCCCCACGGGGCGGGTGGAGGACATACCTTGCGGTCTGATCTTCAGCAGCATCGGATACAGGAGTCTCCCGATCTCCCCGGCTCTCCCCTTCCTCGCCCGGCAGGGGGTGATCGCAAACTCCATGGGCAGAGTGCAGGAGAGTCCAGGTGAATGCTCTCTAATCCCACCCCCCTTCCGGAGGGCCCGCTGGGTACGGTTTCCCTAATCTGAttcccgtgtctccccccccccccaccaaggtCTGTACTGCAGTGGCTGGGTGAAGAGAGGACCCACCGGTGTCATCACCACTACGATGGCGGACAGCTTCGACACCGCCCAGGCTGTGCTGGAGGACATCAACTCCGGAGTCCTGAGCTGCTCTGATCCTCGGGCGGGAGCTGCAGCCGTCCGGGACCTCCTGCTCCTCAGGGGTGGGTGTCTCATTCTTTGCCTGTCTGTTTTCTCTCCCCGTTTTTGTTTTTGCTTCACTCTTTCACTCCTTTCTGTGTCTGTTTTCCgcttctctctgtcctctctctccggTTTGCCCCGTGTTGTCTCTCTTTGTATGTTCTCCTCTGTTCTGTCTTCGGCTCTGTGTGGTTTTTCCCCTGTTGTTTCTCAGTTACCTTTTTACTCTAGTTTCTGGTACTGTGACGGTTATCCAGCCTGTTGCCTCAGCATCTACTCTTCTCCCTCCCCATGGGTTTTCATCTCTTCCTGCTTCGAATGCAGAGGTTTCcagccttttttttttggttaaggaactctaagtgaaattctgaggaactcccaaccctctctaatagcgcgtctgagatcagatgcattgtaaggaaccccgaccctctctaatagcgcgtctgagatcagatacattgtaaggaaccccgaccctctctaatagcgcgtctgagatcagatacattgtaaggaaccccgaccctctctaatagcacgtccgagatcagatgcattgtaaggaaccccaaccctctctaatagcgcgtctgtgaccagatgcattggaaggaaccccaaccctctctaatagcgcgtctgtaaccagatgcattgtaagga
This region of Ascaphus truei isolate aAscTru1 chromosome 22, aAscTru1.hap1, whole genome shotgun sequence genomic DNA includes:
- the FDXR gene encoding NADPH:adrenodoxin oxidoreductase, mitochondrial isoform X1 → MAPGCLCGFRPGVGGAHARGGALTRHPSHSMFPHGGWVCGLSRRLLTPGGRALPAGAAQGVRRPLSSAPHAPQICIVGSGPAGFYTAQHLLKHHPQARVDIYEKLPVPFGLVRFGVAPDHPEVKNVINTFTQTALSERCGFFGNVTVGGDVTLEELQSAYHAVVLSYGAEEKRELGIPGEELPGVYSARDFVGWYNGLPDNRHLCPDLSSDTAVILGQGNVAVDIARILLSPLELLRRTDVTRTALDSLTHSRVRRVWLVGRRGPLQVAFTIKELREMLHLPGTRPRLDPSDFQGLEDITKDLPRPRKRLTELLVKSALREPGEKDAAHWAQAERQWGLRFLRSPQAVLSSEDGGRAAGVRLSVTRLEGAGEAAVAFPTGRVEDIPCGLIFSSIGYRSLPISPALPFLARQGVIANSMGRVQESPGLYCSGWVKRGPTGVITTTMADSFDTAQAVLEDINSGVLSCSDPRAGAAAVRDLLLLRGVRPVSFSDWEKIDAAETARGVAVGKPREKILDPEEMLRLVRP
- the FDXR gene encoding NADPH:adrenodoxin oxidoreductase, mitochondrial isoform X2, giving the protein MAPGCLCGFRPGVGGAHARGGALTRHPSHSMFPHGGWVCGLSRRLLTPGGRALPAGAAQGVRRPLSSAPHAPQICIVGSGPAGFYTAQHLLKHHPQARVDIYEKLPVPFGLVRFGVAPDHPEVKSYGAEEKRELGIPGEELPGVYSARDFVGWYNGLPDNRHLCPDLSSDTAVILGQGNVAVDIARILLSPLELLRRTDVTRTALDSLTHSRVRRVWLVGRRGPLQVAFTIKELREMLHLPGTRPRLDPSDFQGLEDITKDLPRPRKRLTELLVKSALREPGEKDAAHWAQAERQWGLRFLRSPQAVLSSEDGGRAAGVRLSVTRLEGAGEAAVAFPTGRVEDIPCGLIFSSIGYRSLPISPALPFLARQGVIANSMGRVQESPGLYCSGWVKRGPTGVITTTMADSFDTAQAVLEDINSGVLSCSDPRAGAAAVRDLLLLRGVRPVSFSDWEKIDAAETARGVAVGKPREKILDPEEMLRLVRP